In one window of Rhizobium sp. ACO-34A DNA:
- a CDS encoding AraC family transcriptional regulator, whose translation MKPHIELKELIARHATQEGLLPTVVPRLTLIRASQPTEPMHGVHKPSICIIAQGRKRVHACERVLEYGAGNHLIVSLDLPVLGHVVDATPEEPYLCLRLDLDLALLGALVLEMNTPILQTAPSCKALGVAETPDALLHAAIRLVGLLDRPQDIPFLAPLIERELLYLLLRGEHAGLLHQMLTPNHRLQNVNRAINWIRTNFHRPFSIEILAAEARMSSSSLHEHFRAMTSMSPLQYQKQLRLQEARRLILTEAIDAATAGRKVGYDSPSQFSREYRRQFGAPPLSDVTRLRTRPGDLAEA comes from the coding sequence ATGAAACCGCATATCGAACTGAAAGAGCTGATTGCACGACACGCCACGCAGGAAGGATTGCTGCCGACTGTCGTTCCTCGCCTGACGCTGATCCGTGCCAGCCAGCCGACCGAGCCGATGCACGGTGTGCACAAGCCATCGATCTGCATCATTGCCCAGGGACGCAAACGCGTTCACGCCTGCGAGCGGGTGCTGGAATACGGCGCCGGGAACCATCTCATCGTCTCGCTCGACCTGCCCGTGCTCGGCCATGTCGTCGATGCCACGCCGGAAGAACCCTATCTCTGCCTTCGCCTCGATTTGGACCTCGCCCTGCTCGGCGCGCTGGTACTGGAGATGAACACGCCGATCCTGCAGACGGCGCCATCATGCAAGGCGCTCGGCGTCGCGGAAACGCCCGACGCACTCCTGCACGCCGCCATCCGCCTCGTCGGGTTGCTGGACAGGCCGCAGGACATTCCCTTCCTCGCCCCGCTGATCGAACGGGAATTGCTGTACCTGCTGCTGCGCGGCGAACATGCCGGCCTCCTGCACCAGATGCTGACGCCGAACCACCGCCTGCAGAACGTCAACCGCGCCATCAACTGGATCCGCACCAATTTCCATCGCCCCTTCTCGATAGAAATCCTTGCGGCGGAAGCCCGCATGAGCAGTTCGTCCCTGCACGAGCATTTCCGCGCCATGACCAGCATGAGCCCGCTGCAATACCAGAAGCAACTCAGGCTTCAGGAAGCGCGAAGGCTGATCCTGACCGAAGCGATCGACGCGGCAACGGCTGGTCGCAAGGTGGGCTATGACAGCCCATCCCAGTTCAGCCGCGAATATCGCCGGCAGTTCGGCGCTCCGCCGCTCTCCGACGTGACGCGGCTCAGAACCCGCCCCGGTGATCTGGCGGAGGCCTGA
- a CDS encoding adenylate cyclase — protein MANADDEFLQRLPVLHQFGDVADTQNYEPLPDGWALAVADVINSTGAIDGGRYKAVNMAGAGVISALLNALERYDLPFVFGGDGAVVAVPPPSIETARETLSRVLSWVRDDMDLAMRASIVPVEDIRHHGHDVRVARFNASNDISYAMFSGGGSSWAEARMKEGEYGIASAPKGARPDLSGLSCRWNPIAASYGRIVSIIVLPKPEGDMEAFRRLVSDLVDLSNEDGRGGHPVPAAGPEVGFTEEGIRLEAKARSPYGFGWARVKHTFGISAQMVLVRVLASFNASLGRFSANGYRQGVARNTDFRKFEDGLKMTVDVDARRLAQIRQRLNEARAQGICYFGLHEQDEALMTCIVPSAVRRNHMHFVDGAMGGYATAATYLKAQMGKA, from the coding sequence ATGGCCAACGCGGATGACGAATTCCTTCAACGCCTGCCGGTTCTGCATCAATTCGGGGATGTCGCCGACACCCAGAATTACGAACCTTTGCCGGATGGCTGGGCCCTGGCTGTTGCCGATGTCATCAATTCCACAGGAGCTATCGACGGAGGTCGCTACAAGGCGGTCAACATGGCCGGTGCGGGCGTCATTTCCGCACTCCTGAACGCCCTTGAGCGATACGATCTGCCCTTCGTCTTCGGCGGCGACGGAGCTGTCGTTGCAGTGCCTCCGCCTTCCATCGAGACTGCGCGGGAAACGCTTTCCCGGGTGTTGAGCTGGGTGCGCGATGACATGGATCTCGCCATGCGCGCTTCCATCGTCCCGGTCGAGGATATCCGGCATCACGGGCACGACGTGCGGGTGGCGCGTTTCAACGCCAGCAACGATATCTCCTATGCGATGTTTTCCGGCGGCGGCAGCAGTTGGGCGGAGGCGCGCATGAAGGAGGGCGAATACGGTATCGCATCCGCGCCGAAGGGGGCCCGCCCCGATCTGTCGGGGCTATCCTGCCGATGGAACCCGATTGCGGCAAGCTACGGAAGGATCGTTTCGATCATCGTCCTGCCGAAGCCGGAGGGTGACATGGAAGCGTTCCGCCGGTTGGTCAGCGACCTCGTGGATCTCTCGAACGAGGACGGTCGCGGTGGGCATCCGGTGCCGGCGGCCGGCCCGGAGGTGGGGTTCACCGAGGAGGGGATCAGGCTCGAGGCCAAGGCTCGCTCTCCATATGGTTTCGGCTGGGCGCGGGTGAAGCATACGTTCGGGATTTCCGCCCAGATGGTTCTGGTGCGTGTTCTCGCCAGCTTCAATGCGTCGCTCGGGCGGTTCAGCGCCAACGGGTACCGACAGGGCGTGGCCCGCAATACCGATTTTCGCAAGTTCGAGGACGGTCTGAAGATGACGGTGGACGTCGATGCGCGGCGGCTTGCGCAGATCCGGCAGAGGCTCAATGAGGCCCGGGCGCAGGGGATCTGTTACTTCGGCCTGCACGAGCAGGATGAGGCGCTGATGACCTGCATCGTTCCCTCGGCGGTGCGGCGAAACCACATGCATTTCGTCGATGGCGCCATGGGAGGCTATGCCACTGCCGCAACCTATCTCAAGGCGCAGATGGGCAAGGCCTGA
- a CDS encoding alpha/beta hydrolase, translating to MTDQINKTTRRRVLVAGLGLAASTAIPPFFDIAMATTQSEQKETDIMTSSTITTKDGTQIFYKDWGPKDAQPIVFHHGWPLSSDDWDAQMLFFLQQGYRVIAHDRRGHGRSTQTATGNEMDTYAADVAELAAHLDLKNAIHVGHSTGGGEVTRYVARHGGNGRVAKAVLIGAVPPVMVKSDKNPGGLPIEVFDGFRAALVANRAQFFRDIPEGPFYGFNRPGAKVSEGVIANWWRQGMMGGAKAHYDCIAAFSETDFTEDLKTIEVPVLVMHGDDDQIVPIADSALLSAKLLKHPTLKVYKGLPHGMATTHADIINADLLAFFKA from the coding sequence ATGACTGACCAGATTAACAAGACGACACGCCGGCGTGTGCTGGTTGCGGGGCTGGGTCTTGCCGCCTCGACGGCAATCCCGCCCTTCTTCGACATCGCCATGGCAACCACTCAATCCGAACAGAAGGAAACCGACATCATGACCAGCAGCACCATCACCACCAAGGACGGCACGCAGATCTTCTACAAGGACTGGGGTCCCAAGGACGCGCAGCCGATCGTTTTCCATCACGGCTGGCCGCTTTCGTCCGACGACTGGGACGCGCAGATGCTGTTCTTCCTGCAGCAGGGTTACCGCGTCATCGCCCATGACCGTCGTGGCCATGGCCGTTCCACCCAGACGGCGACCGGCAATGAGATGGACACCTATGCCGCCGATGTGGCTGAACTCGCCGCGCATCTCGACCTGAAGAACGCCATCCATGTCGGCCATTCGACCGGTGGTGGCGAAGTGACCCGCTATGTTGCCCGCCATGGCGGCAACGGTCGCGTCGCCAAGGCCGTGCTGATCGGTGCGGTTCCTCCCGTCATGGTCAAGTCGGACAAGAACCCGGGCGGCCTGCCGATCGAAGTATTCGACGGGTTCCGCGCAGCACTCGTCGCCAACCGGGCGCAGTTCTTCCGGGATATCCCCGAGGGTCCGTTCTATGGCTTCAACCGGCCGGGCGCCAAGGTCTCGGAAGGCGTGATCGCCAACTGGTGGAGACAGGGCATGATGGGCGGCGCCAAGGCCCATTACGATTGCATCGCGGCCTTCTCGGAAACGGACTTCACCGAAGACCTGAAGACGATCGAGGTTCCGGTGCTGGTCATGCATGGTGACGACGACCAGATCGTGCCGATCGCCGACTCCGCTCTGCTCTCGGCCAAGCTTTTGAAGCACCCGACGCTGAAGGTCTATAAAGGCCTGCCGCACGGCATGGCGACAACCCATGCCGATATCATCAACGCCGACCTGCTGGCCTTCTTCAAGGCTTGA
- a CDS encoding adenine deaminase, with protein sequence MTALERRIDQGVGREPADIVLKGGRFFDLVTGELIASDIAICGDTVVGTCGSYSGREEIDITGKIVVPGFIDTHLHIESSLVTPHEFDRCVLPYGVTTVICDPHEIANVLGTEGIQFFLDSSEQTIMDIRVQLSSCVPATHLETSGADLPIERLLPFRNHPKVIGLAEFMNFPGVIHKDPVCMAKLEAFQGQHIDGHSPLLSGNDLNGYLSAGISTDHECTNVPEAMEKIRKGMHILVREGSVSKDLHALMPIITERLSPFLALCTDDRNPLDIAEEGHLDYMIRTAIAHGVEPLAVYRAASISAARAFGLKDRGLVAPGWRADIVVIDSLENCKADIVFSAGRRVTPELFATRKPVAPVGLDSVKARIVKAADFGVPVTEGETPVMGVLPGKIITEHRRYRLPTSGNQTGVDLDRDIIKVAVIERHGRNGNHANGFVQGFDLKKGAIASTVGHDSHNICVVGVSEDDMALAANRLGEIKGGFVVVEDGKVTGEIPLPVAGLMSLEPYEAVRDTLHHLRKAAYALGTTLQEPFLQVAFLPLPVIPHLKISDKGMVDVDKFCLIG encoded by the coding sequence ATGACCGCACTTGAACGCCGCATCGATCAGGGCGTGGGCCGCGAGCCAGCCGACATCGTTCTGAAGGGCGGCCGTTTCTTCGATCTCGTCACCGGCGAGCTCATCGCCTCCGACATCGCCATCTGCGGCGACACCGTGGTCGGCACCTGCGGCAGCTATTCCGGCCGCGAGGAAATCGACATCACCGGCAAGATCGTGGTTCCCGGCTTCATCGACACCCATCTCCATATCGAAAGCTCGCTCGTCACCCCGCACGAGTTCGACCGCTGCGTTCTCCCCTATGGCGTCACCACGGTCATCTGCGATCCGCACGAGATCGCCAACGTGCTCGGCACCGAGGGCATCCAGTTCTTCCTCGACTCGTCGGAACAGACGATCATGGACATCCGCGTGCAGCTCTCCTCCTGCGTGCCAGCCACCCATCTGGAAACGTCAGGCGCCGACCTGCCGATCGAACGCCTTCTGCCCTTCCGCAACCATCCCAAGGTGATCGGCCTTGCCGAGTTCATGAACTTTCCGGGCGTGATCCACAAGGACCCCGTCTGCATGGCCAAGCTCGAGGCCTTTCAGGGCCAGCACATCGACGGCCACTCGCCGCTTCTCTCCGGCAACGACCTGAACGGCTATCTCTCGGCCGGCATCAGCACCGACCACGAATGCACGAACGTGCCGGAAGCCATGGAGAAGATCCGCAAGGGCATGCACATCCTCGTGCGCGAAGGTTCCGTGTCGAAAGACCTGCATGCGCTGATGCCGATCATCACCGAACGCCTGTCGCCTTTCCTTGCACTCTGCACCGACGACCGCAACCCGCTCGACATCGCCGAGGAAGGTCACCTCGACTACATGATCCGCACGGCGATTGCCCATGGCGTCGAACCGCTCGCCGTCTACCGGGCAGCCTCCATCTCGGCGGCTCGGGCCTTCGGCCTCAAGGACCGCGGCCTCGTCGCCCCCGGCTGGCGGGCCGATATCGTCGTCATAGACAGCCTTGAAAACTGCAAGGCCGATATCGTCTTTTCCGCCGGGCGCCGTGTCACGCCGGAACTCTTCGCGACCCGCAAGCCGGTCGCGCCCGTCGGCCTCGACAGCGTCAAGGCGCGGATCGTCAAGGCCGCAGACTTCGGCGTTCCAGTCACGGAAGGCGAAACGCCTGTAATGGGCGTGCTTCCCGGCAAGATCATCACCGAACACCGCCGCTACCGCCTGCCCACCTCCGGCAATCAGACCGGCGTCGACCTCGACCGCGACATCATCAAGGTCGCCGTGATCGAGCGCCACGGCAGGAACGGCAACCACGCCAACGGCTTCGTTCAGGGCTTTGACCTGAAGAAGGGCGCAATCGCCTCCACCGTCGGCCATGACAGCCACAACATCTGCGTCGTCGGCGTCTCGGAAGACGACATGGCGCTCGCCGCCAATCGTCTCGGCGAGATCAAGGGCGGCTTCGTCGTGGTCGAGGACGGCAAAGTCACCGGAGAGATCCCGCTCCCCGTCGCCGGCCTCATGAGCCTCGAACCCTACGAAGCCGTACGCGACACGCTGCATCACCTGAGAAAAGCCGCTTATGCCCTTGGAACGACTCTGCAAGAGCCTTTCCTCCAGGTCGCCTTCCTGCCGCTTCCGGTCATCCCCCACCTGAAGATTTCCGACAAGGGCATGGTCGACGTCGATAAGTTCTGCCTGATCGGTTGA
- the actP gene encoding cation acetate symporter (member of the sodium:solute symporter family; cotranscribed with the acs gene which encodes acetyl coenzyme A synthase; mutations affect acetate uptake) — translation MIRRLALILSAGIGGSLFAFAALAAGEAISGAVEKQPVNVIAIGLFIAFVLATLGLTYWASRRTRSTSDFYTAGGGITGFQNGLAIAGDYMSAAAFLGVSGMVFGKGVDGVFYTVGWTVGWPLILFMIAERLRNLGRYTFADVASYRFDQTKIRSLSAMGALTVVIFYLIAQMVGAGKLIQLLFGLDYAYAVVLVGVLMVLYVTFGGMLATTWVQIIKAVLLLGGCTILVLLSLAHFGFDPSALMQSAIDNHAAKDAILKPSSSISDPLSAVSLALALMCGPAGLPHILMRFFTVPDAKAARKSVFYATGFIGYFFILAVMIGFSAITIVGTNPSYLDQAGKILGGGNMAAIHLSQAVGGDVFLGFISAVAFATILAVVSGLALAGASAVSHDLYARVIKKGKASGRQEMLVSRLATLVLGVLAIGLGLVFENQNIAFMVGLAFGLAASVNFPVLFMSIFWKDMTTRGAFIGGFLGLISAVACVVLGPAVWVAVLGFEKPIFPYEQYALFSMTIAFSSIWFFSVTDRSKRAALDKAGFRDQFIRSETGLGAAAAANH, via the coding sequence ATGATCCGCAGGCTTGCTCTCATCCTTTCCGCCGGTATCGGCGGTTCGCTGTTTGCCTTTGCAGCGCTTGCCGCGGGCGAGGCGATTTCCGGGGCCGTCGAAAAGCAGCCGGTCAATGTCATCGCCATCGGCCTGTTCATCGCCTTCGTGCTGGCGACGCTCGGGCTGACCTACTGGGCGTCCCGGCGGACGCGCTCGACCTCGGACTTCTATACGGCCGGCGGCGGCATCACCGGCTTTCAGAACGGCCTCGCGATTGCCGGCGACTACATGTCGGCCGCAGCCTTTCTCGGCGTTTCCGGCATGGTGTTCGGCAAGGGCGTCGACGGCGTGTTCTATACGGTTGGCTGGACAGTCGGCTGGCCGTTGATCCTCTTCATGATCGCCGAGCGTCTGCGCAATCTCGGCCGCTATACCTTCGCCGACGTTGCCTCCTACCGCTTCGACCAGACGAAGATCCGTTCGCTTTCGGCCATGGGGGCGCTGACGGTGGTCATCTTCTACCTGATCGCCCAGATGGTCGGTGCCGGCAAGCTGATCCAGCTTCTCTTCGGTCTCGACTATGCCTATGCCGTCGTGCTCGTCGGCGTGCTGATGGTGCTCTACGTCACCTTCGGCGGCATGCTGGCGACCACCTGGGTGCAGATCATCAAGGCGGTTTTGCTGCTCGGCGGCTGCACCATCCTCGTGCTGCTGTCTCTTGCCCATTTCGGCTTTGATCCGAGCGCGCTGATGCAGTCGGCTATCGACAATCATGCCGCCAAGGATGCGATCCTCAAGCCTTCGAGCTCGATTTCCGATCCGCTCTCGGCCGTTTCGCTGGCGCTGGCGCTGATGTGCGGTCCGGCCGGTCTGCCACATATCCTGATGCGTTTCTTCACCGTTCCGGATGCGAAGGCGGCGCGCAAGTCGGTGTTCTACGCGACCGGCTTCATCGGCTATTTCTTCATTCTCGCGGTGATGATCGGCTTCTCCGCCATCACCATCGTCGGCACCAATCCGTCCTATCTCGACCAAGCCGGCAAGATCCTCGGTGGCGGCAACATGGCGGCGATCCATCTGTCGCAGGCTGTCGGCGGCGACGTCTTCCTCGGCTTCATCTCGGCAGTTGCGTTTGCAACCATTCTGGCCGTGGTGTCGGGTCTGGCTCTGGCGGGGGCTTCCGCCGTGTCGCACGACCTCTATGCCCGCGTCATCAAGAAGGGCAAGGCGAGCGGCCGTCAGGAAATGCTGGTCTCGCGGCTGGCGACGCTGGTACTCGGCGTGCTCGCCATCGGTCTCGGGCTGGTGTTCGAAAACCAGAACATCGCCTTCATGGTCGGCCTTGCCTTCGGTCTTGCGGCAAGCGTCAACTTCCCCGTTCTCTTCATGTCGATCTTCTGGAAGGACATGACGACGCGCGGGGCCTTCATCGGTGGCTTCCTCGGGCTGATCAGCGCGGTCGCCTGCGTGGTGCTCGGTCCGGCGGTCTGGGTGGCGGTGCTCGGTTTCGAAAAGCCGATCTTCCCCTATGAGCAGTATGCCCTTTTCTCGATGACCATCGCATTTTCCAGCATCTGGTTCTTCTCTGTGACCGACAGGAGCAAGCGCGCAGCGCTCGACAAGGCCGGCTTCCGCGACCAGTTCATCCGCTCCGAAACGGGGCTGGGGGCTGCGGCGGCGGCCAACCACTGA
- a CDS encoding ion transporter has translation MPDQSFGKVFRSVAPVKTSFRENLRRLYFANDLAAIRFQLALALIDIAIIGFFLLGPYLRTGPGYLILDYVIAVWIALELGAQILIARNIRHWLWRPMTWIDVLVLGTLLFPQLLFNFAFLRALRIWAIAQRPIFKVMLRRLGKGHLIDVATAIVNFIVFLFTVTGFVYTFFFYSENGAEGFIDAFYFTVATVTTTGFGDITLPGTFGKLTSIVTMIIGISLFVRLAQAIVRPYKVSFPCPQCGLNRHDTDAVHCKACGHILNIPDEGV, from the coding sequence ATGCCGGATCAGAGCTTCGGAAAGGTTTTTCGCTCAGTGGCCCCCGTGAAGACCAGTTTTCGTGAAAATCTGCGCCGTCTCTACTTCGCGAATGATCTTGCGGCGATCCGGTTCCAGCTTGCGCTCGCGCTGATCGATATCGCCATCATCGGCTTCTTCCTGCTTGGCCCATACCTGCGAACCGGGCCGGGCTATCTCATTCTCGACTATGTCATCGCCGTCTGGATCGCGCTGGAACTTGGCGCGCAAATTCTGATCGCCAGAAATATCCGCCACTGGCTGTGGCGTCCTATGACATGGATCGACGTCCTTGTATTGGGCACCCTGCTTTTCCCGCAGCTTCTGTTCAACTTCGCCTTTCTGCGCGCCCTGCGCATCTGGGCGATTGCCCAGCGCCCGATCTTCAAGGTCATGCTGCGCCGGCTCGGCAAGGGCCATCTCATCGATGTCGCGACGGCCATCGTCAATTTCATCGTCTTTCTCTTCACCGTCACCGGCTTCGTCTACACCTTCTTCTTTTACAGCGAGAATGGCGCGGAAGGCTTCATCGACGCCTTCTATTTCACCGTGGCGACCGTAACGACCACCGGCTTCGGCGACATCACGCTTCCCGGAACCTTCGGCAAGCTGACCTCAATCGTCACCATGATCATCGGCATATCCCTGTTCGTGCGGCTCGCCCAGGCAATCGTCCGTCCCTACAAGGTCAGCTTCCCCTGCCCGCAATGCGGCCTCAATCGCCACGATACCGACGCCGTGCATTGCAAGGCCTGCGGACACATACTCAACATACCGGACGAGGGTGTCTGA
- a CDS encoding branched chain amino acid ABC transporter substrate-binding protein, translated as MKLRLLAGSAIVAFMATAPLAHAEIVIGLIAPLTGPVAAYGEQVKNGAQVAVDEINKKGGILGETVVLKLADDGGEPKQGVSAANQLVGEGIRFVVGPVTSGVAIPASDVFAENGVLMVTPTATAPDLTNRGLTNVLRTCGRDDQQADVAAKYVLANLKDKKIAIINDKGQYGKGLADAFKATLNAGGVTEVFNDALTAGDKDFSALTTRLKAEGAEVVYFGGYHPEGGLLARQLADLGIKALIIGGDGLSNSEYASIGGEAANGTVFTNASDALKNPDSKAAADALAARNIPAEAFTLNAYAAVEVLKAGIEKAGSAEDAEAVTTALKSGEAIPTAIGKVTYGEAGDLTSQAFSLFKWDAGKIVAVE; from the coding sequence ATGAAACTGAGATTGCTGGCGGGTTCCGCCATCGTTGCATTCATGGCAACCGCGCCTCTGGCGCATGCCGAAATCGTCATCGGCCTCATCGCGCCGCTGACCGGACCGGTCGCAGCCTATGGCGAGCAGGTCAAGAACGGCGCCCAGGTGGCCGTCGATGAAATCAACAAGAAGGGCGGCATTCTCGGCGAAACCGTCGTTCTCAAGCTGGCCGACGATGGCGGCGAGCCCAAGCAGGGCGTTTCCGCCGCCAACCAGCTCGTCGGCGAAGGCATTCGCTTCGTCGTCGGTCCGGTCACCTCCGGCGTCGCCATTCCGGCCTCGGACGTTTTTGCTGAAAACGGCGTGCTGATGGTCACCCCGACCGCGACCGCACCCGACCTGACCAATCGCGGCCTGACCAACGTGCTGCGCACCTGCGGCCGTGACGACCAGCAGGCCGACGTGGCGGCGAAATACGTTCTTGCCAATTTGAAGGACAAGAAGATCGCCATCATCAACGACAAGGGTCAGTACGGCAAAGGCCTCGCCGACGCCTTCAAGGCAACGCTCAACGCCGGTGGCGTGACGGAAGTCTTCAACGACGCGCTCACGGCCGGCGACAAGGACTTCAGCGCACTGACGACCCGCCTCAAGGCTGAAGGCGCCGAAGTCGTCTACTTCGGCGGCTACCATCCCGAAGGCGGCCTCCTGGCCCGTCAGCTCGCCGATCTCGGCATCAAGGCCCTGATCATCGGCGGCGACGGCCTGTCCAACAGCGAATACGCCTCCATCGGCGGCGAGGCTGCAAACGGCACCGTCTTCACCAACGCCTCCGACGCCCTGAAGAACCCCGACTCCAAGGCCGCAGCCGACGCGCTCGCCGCCCGCAACATCCCGGCAGAAGCCTTCACGCTCAATGCCTATGCTGCAGTCGAAGTGCTGAAGGCCGGCATTGAAAAGGCCGGCAGCGCCGAAGATGCGGAAGCCGTCACCACCGCGCTGAAGTCGGGCGAAGCAATCCCGACCGCCATCGGCAAGGTCACCTACGGTGAAGCCGGCGACCTCACCTCGCAGGCCTTCTCCCTGTTCAAGTGGGATGCCGGCAAGATCGTTGCCGTGGAATAA
- a CDS encoding MarR family transcriptional regulator: MTTQTSPVPLDNQLCFSLYMANIAINRTYKPMLDAMGITYPQYLVLNALGENDGLTVGAIADRLSLESSTITPPVKRLEQAGLVERRRSITDERQVHVFLTEAGRALIDESRCLGETLIARSGMTPEQFQAFNHQVQSFLGAIAGKD, from the coding sequence ATGACCACCCAGACATCGCCCGTCCCCCTGGACAACCAGCTTTGCTTTTCGCTCTACATGGCCAACATCGCCATCAACCGCACCTACAAGCCGATGCTCGACGCCATGGGCATCACCTACCCGCAATATCTTGTGTTGAACGCGCTTGGGGAAAACGATGGCCTGACGGTCGGCGCCATCGCGGATCGTCTGTCGCTCGAATCCAGCACCATCACACCGCCGGTCAAACGTCTTGAGCAGGCCGGGCTGGTCGAGCGTCGCCGCAGCATCACCGACGAGCGGCAGGTTCATGTCTTTCTCACGGAAGCTGGCCGGGCGTTGATCGATGAGAGCCGTTGCCTCGGCGAGACGCTGATCGCGCGCTCCGGCATGACGCCCGAACAGTTCCAGGCCTTCAACCATCAGGTCCAGTCGTTTCTCGGCGCGATTGCCGGCAAGGACTGA
- a CDS encoding Txe/YoeB family addiction module toxin, with product MQLAFTEDAWEDYLYWQETDGKMLARINELLRDTLRHPFAGIGKPEPLKGILKGYWSRRINQEHRLVYRPMERDGVQVLVIAQCRYHY from the coding sequence GTGCAGCTCGCGTTCACCGAGGACGCTTGGGAGGATTACCTGTACTGGCAGGAAACCGACGGCAAGATGCTTGCGCGCATCAACGAACTGCTTCGGGATACGCTGCGCCATCCTTTCGCGGGCATCGGCAAACCCGAGCCCTTGAAAGGAATCCTGAAAGGCTATTGGTCACGGCGGATCAATCAGGAGCACCGTCTGGTCTATCGCCCCATGGAACGCGATGGCGTTCAGGTGCTCGTCATCGCCCAATGCCGCTATCACTATTGA
- a CDS encoding prevent-host-death protein — translation MDTVFFSKARAELAGLLDKVNEDAAPVEIVRRDKPSAILIGKDEYEGMMETIHLLSSPANATRLLKAKADIEAGRFTVRDIPLDPKG, via the coding sequence ATGGACACGGTTTTTTTCTCGAAGGCCCGGGCAGAACTTGCCGGCCTGCTCGACAAGGTGAACGAAGATGCGGCGCCGGTGGAAATCGTGCGCCGCGACAAGCCGTCCGCCATCCTCATCGGCAAGGACGAATATGAGGGCATGATGGAGACCATCCACCTGCTCTCGTCTCCGGCCAACGCCACGCGCCTGCTCAAGGCCAAGGCTGACATCGAGGCCGGCCGCTTTACGGTTCGTGACATTCCTCTCGATCCCAAAGGCTGA